CCCCCAGTACACAGGCTAGAAATGCCGCCAGCAACAAATGTTGCCAGCCCAACCAGGCCCCTAACATCGCTGCCAGCTTGGCATCGCCCCCCCCCATGACGGCCTGTTGAAAAACGATGGATCCCAAGTTCGTGATCGTGTCAAATAGCCAGATCCCGACCACCATACCGATAATCCCTCCCATAACCGGTTGAATGATCGGGGCCAGCGCCATCTTACCCACCCCCACCTGGGCACCCAGCAAGCCCTGGAAGCCTAAGCCCACCAGCAGTCCCGACTGGGTCAGGGCATTGGGGAGAGTCAGAGTGTCCAAATCAATTACACTTAAGGCAATCAGCCAACTGGCAAAGGTCCAAGCGGCTACAGTTTGCCAGGAGTAGCCAAATTGCCAGAATAAAATCAGAAAGACCAAACCAGTCAGGGCTTCTACCATCGGATAGCGGGCAGCGATCGGGGCATGACAGTAGCGACACCGCCCCCGTAACCACAGCCAACCCAACACCGGAACATTATCGAGCGCACTCAGTCGATGCAAACAGTGGGGACAGCGTGACGGCGGCCACAGGAGCGATTGGCCTGCCGGTAAGCGATAAATCACCACATTCAAAAAACTGCCGATCGCGGCTCCTATAGCCAATATAACCAGGGTATAGAGGATCGCAATCGCGAGATCCAGCAAGGAAACAAGCATGGACTGGACAGACTAAACAGAGCAAGGTAAATCCAGTGTGAGGAGAACAGGGCCTCGGATAGGGCGTAGGAGTAGGTTTTCTTGGCGCGTTTTTGGGGGAACGACCATGTTTTCTGTAGACCTACCCACTAGTACAATTCCGACTCAATCTGTTCAAACGGGACAAAGACCTCCTGCGGCAACAGGGCCGGTTTTCCCCGAAAGGTTACCTTGCCACGATAGGTATAGCGATCGACCACTACCCCACTCGGTCGATAGGGATAATCCGGTCGCGCCTCGAAATAGGCTCGGTAAATATGCTTGGCAGCTCTCAACAGTGAGGGATCGATCGCAGCTCGATATTCCACATGCAGTTCTTGCCCCCGTACGGTTTCCCTTGGTGCAGTGTATACCACAGCCCCCCCTTTTTTTAGCCCGACTTTAGCCTATCTCAGCAAGGACAGCAAGGGGATTGCTCCACCCCAATATGCCCCTTCCCCTTTATTGCATGGATGTCAGTATTGTTACATTTTAATACACCCTGATACTCCCTTGAAATTCAATACCGAGCGTGTCCCTCAGGCCGTCACCCCATCCCACCCTAAATAACCCCCAAAATAGCATTAGGGGGAGTGCCCCCACCGCTTGTCTTGCAACCAAGCCATCTGGACTCACCCCCCCTTTGCCACCGTATAGCTAGAGGCCCCGCCGTGCCCAAGCAGCAGGCGAACACCCACCACCGGGGTTATGCCCCTTAATACGCCAACTGTTGCAGTTCCTGCTCTAACAGTTGCACCAACCGGGCATCCCCCTTTTGGCGGGCGACTTCCAGACGACGTTCAGTCGAAAGACGCATATTCTGACGATGGCGTTGCCAGGTTTCACTCAATAATTCTCGTTTTGACTTGCGGGGAAAGTGAAAAGCGGCCACCGCCGCACCTTGGGCCAGGATATCCTGGGGCATTGCTGACTGCGGGGCTGTCGCCACACTAGGTTCTGGTGCATGGACTGGCGCATGGCAAAGATGCGCCGCGTAGGGCACCCCCCGGTAGGTAAGTTGAACCGATGGCTGCAACACCGGCGCTTGCTGGGGACGATGTCTCCGCCAAACGGCGCCCCGATAAATGCCACCAACGGGTTCTTCCACCACGGGTAAGGTTGAAGGAGCTGGCTCGTAACTAACACCGCGATATGTGAGTTTCATAAACTGTCTTCGCCTCCTAGGCAAAATTAGATATCTAACGTCGATAGAGGCGCGTTCCTTCGGGATCGATCCCTACTTCCGTCTTTTTCGGCCCTTTACCTCAGCTTTACCACTTGATAAATGCCCGAAAAAGATGAACGATTTCATTTACTACTGTAGCTTACTTTACCGTTTTCTGGGGAAGCAACATTTTTTATCCTTATTTAGAAAGTCTCTAAGAAGTTTTACATTCTGATACGGTCTTTACCTCAATCATAAAGCACAGCTTTACCTGGATAGAGACTGGAGGTATCCCCCTCGTGTGGCCCTTACCCGAAATCCCCCTCTAGCTCTGGGAGAGGGATTTCGGGTGAGGGTTGCCTTCGCCCCGTTTGGGAGAAGGAGCAAAGGGGATGCGGGCTGCTGATCGGACCCGATCCGAACCTGAATGGTGTCCTGAGTCAATTAGGTCAAGACTGTAACATCGAAGTCAATGAGGTCAAGGCTGTAACATCGAACCCTACGCTAGCATCTGGTACAGAATCGCTAGGAATCAAAGGGATTGTAGTTGAGCCAATGAATATTCCTCTGCTAGAGAAATAAAAAAATA
This DNA window, taken from Trichothermofontia sichuanensis B231, encodes the following:
- a CDS encoding DUF4278 domain-containing protein; this encodes MKLTYRGVSYEPAPSTLPVVEEPVGGIYRGAVWRRHRPQQAPVLQPSVQLTYRGVPYAAHLCHAPVHAPEPSVATAPQSAMPQDILAQGAAVAAFHFPRKSKRELLSETWQRHRQNMRLSTERRLEVARQKGDARLVQLLEQELQQLAY
- a CDS encoding prepilin peptidase, whose amino-acid sequence is MLVSLLDLAIAILYTLVILAIGAAIGSFLNVVIYRLPAGQSLLWPPSRCPHCLHRLSALDNVPVLGWLWLRGRCRYCHAPIAARYPMVEALTGLVFLILFWQFGYSWQTVAAWTFASWLIALSVIDLDTLTLPNALTQSGLLVGLGFQGLLGAQVGVGKMALAPIIQPVMGGIIGMVVGIWLFDTITNLGSIVFQQAVMGGGDAKLAAMLGAWLGWQHLLLAAFLACVLGAFVGSAAIALGWVERGQPIPFGPFLAVGGLITLIWGEALVNLYVRFFFPAMGG